The DNA window gctgttttatcatttctgcatctcattttctcaaaaacgccaattttcaaattcaaccatttaaatgccaattctaattatttaataactaaaaattaattattaaataatattgtcatttaatatatttattaatgagacatataaagtctcttaattaataaataaacctagaatcccttttctttacaatttcgcccttgcttagtgaaaattcacaaagtagacatagtctaactttagaattataattgattaatcaaaatcaattaactgagtcttacaagcagtatggtctcaactagtatggggaccatgggtctatatatccgagcttccaataagcagatcaagaatttatatcttaaattcactgacttattaattcttcgttgaatccacgcatagaacttagaattgcactcttagtatatagaacgctctatatgttctacgatatagatacgtcattagttatccattgttataatcctaatttgattaatgatcctctaatagatgatctacattgaaaaggcactaagttaccgttacaccttcaatgtattttatccttaaaacacttagctccgtataaatgatatttcagcgaagtgaaatgagatctccaccatttatctctgtttagccaagctcgaaggatatcatcgtttcacttccaaatccttatagaagttatagattccatatttatgttaacgctcccactcaattatactatcatgttcccaaaatgtacgtatcacactgacccaaaagtaggcttaactaacaaatcaaagaacatgtataatactcttgagatcgaacctaaacatataggattaagatcatttgatctaggatcaacaggtgatattaaattgaatagatattatggtaaatttcaatatatctaatcaaagttcaatatcggtcccttccgatgtatactccatacatccgatgctggtaaattttgccaatatcttggaaaggacataacacttatctaaggtgtaagaatacctatcgctgattatcatgtcagtctaaatccagtgaactgacaaatcacggAATAaattttcgaacatataatcaagattatattccactgtgctgacaacactataatcattaataaattcatatgttctggacttaaatagaattcatacattatgtaaataatcatgaaataaatcatgtgaaccatgcaacattaaatgttatttctgatctatattaataagtaaatctgattatattgaaatgagttttatttagggcataaaacccaacagttatattatatatatatattatatagtgtAAATTTGTAATGTAGAAATGGAGAAATTTTAAAATCCAGAAATTTttacaataatattataaatttacaataattaatatCATTTACAATAATAGTTGGGTtatgttaaagtttaaaatgcgaaatttttataggaaaattcaaataaattaatttcttttaaatctatcaaagataacatatattaaaaaatattatatatatttttgtaaatgatttttttagtcaatattgtatataaattaacattgtaaaattttttgttaatataGATTACAAAGAGAAGATTTGAAGATATCCATTTTGGACTAAAAGAGTGAAAGTGACTGAAatttaagacaaaaaaaaaagtcaagacATTATGGTAAACCTATactctcattttttatttttaaattaagattaAACATATTGCAATTGATGGCTATTGGCTAATACactatttaatattttgttaatttgcATAAATCTATTGATTTTGTTtggaaataaattttgtatCGAGTGATATCACGATTTGGTCTTTGTATATTGTTATAATTTGATCTTTGTATTAGGTACTAAATGATGACAATGGTGTTAATGAGGAACAACCTCCTCTTGATGAAATTCCTACAGATAATGGTACGGATAAGGGTAAGGGTAAGGGTAAGGGTGCTAAAAAAAGGGGTAGACCTCCTACTGTGCCTATTCCTAATCCTAAGAAGAAGGGAAAGTCTGATGTTTGGCTTCATTTCACTAAGGAAGACAATCCTCCCCGAGCTACAgaggatgatgatgaagaaCCTCAACAACCTCGTGTTCCTAAATGTATGTGCAACTATTGTGGGAGTGATTTTTATTGTGACACTAAAAAATATGGGACTAGTCATCTATGGAGTCATTTGAGAAAAGTGTGTGAGCTTAGTCCACTCAAAAATGAAGATGAAAAACAGAAGATTTCAAGTTTCGAGCCTCTTAAGGGTGGCAAGGAGGGGGATGGCCAGTTAGTAGCTGATTAGAGctcaaatttatacattttaagcctttaattatatatataaaattaattaaattaaatatttttgtagttttctattgtaaaattttttggattgaaaatatttaatttaatttaattttatattattattcatatttgGGAATAAATATAAATGGAGTCTAATATCATATGTATACATGTAAACTTGTATAGTTAAATATACAtgttcatatatatactaattaatcTCTTTGAGTGTGGACTTATACAGGATTTATGGGTTTGACTTGAAATAAGAGACATATGAATATCCATTATTCCTTCATACATTAATAAGCCCAAAGAACATCATTCCAGCTCAATTACTCCAGGTCCAAGTTTCATATTATATCTAGTAACAATTGGCCACGATCAAGACTATATCCACTCAAGCTATGTATATGCGAGTCCCACTTTTGATGCACGGAGTGACCGCAAGCTAGACCCAGTTGCCCCTTTCTCTCCAATTTTCTCTCCTGCATGGTCCCATGTTCTCCAATGTGTTCAGCTTTTTGAGCAAGAATTTCCCACTACCTGATGCACGAAAAATATCAGTTATTGAGATTATTTTGGCTCTATAAATAGGATCATTATGGAGAGCAAAATAATCAGATTTTACCTAGagttattataccaaaattgtgtcttttctttctttcttctttattttgttttattaattttggtgtaaagacaatgacttttctaggctaatttctttggcaagactaagtgtaagttcatgcaatttttattcttctaatatattgattctctttgttcttcagtttcacatttgttatattaaatttctcttcttctaaattgcactttaaatttaatagtaccttttatataagttcagtcatgcttttcttatgtaagttaggctattaattattagagtgtttattatattatatgatttttactgcattctgccagtggtattttgtcgatttaaattatataatatgatagtatttttagaagtagttttaatttaattagagaacatatttttctagtgagcttAATCATATACATTTTTcaactataattaatggtgtagaattatagttgaggttaaagaatcaattttattaggaaaatataattgcatgtacaaagcttgtgtcttccataatcattttctgatcacttctcattttaattacttgtttaatttttaaaaatcatttctcaatattctcatcacattcaaggttcatattttattcttgtaaaattactaattgtccttttgagtgtatttttcctccctgtggatacgacatatagcccgtttactaccgcgaccgcagtgtaactaattgggcgacatcaatttttggcgccgttgctggGGAGGTTTCTGCGCTACAAGAGGTTAGTAtagtagttttatttttttttttatttttttgtctctctttatttgtttatatcaaaaataaaaaaaaaaaactttttagttaatataatataatttagtttttttttaaagttatgtatagattcaaaaaaaaaatcattatatattattattattattattattctttactcttttagtaaaaaaaaaaagcaagtgcttttttgtttagtttatttgttagtcgtatttattattttgctactatattagggtgttagtttttttttttttacattattttattttgtgtacttttttttttaggattagccatttttttttatttattttaggttaGTTGTAGACTTTTATCCTTtaggctaaaaaaaaaaaaagaaaaattgtgcataaaatattttcataaactTTTTAGTGCAAACCCAATTGTGTAATGGTAAAAGTAGTACAAACTGAGATCATTCTGTCTAAGAAAGATTGGCTTTAAAGGTTTGTGATAGAGTACCCTCTACACTTTCTAGCAACCCCGGGGAGTTCTAGTAAAAGTGTGGGACGAAGCGGTACCTTGGCAACCTTCCCAATCGGCCTGGGAATATCTTGTGTGAATACCCTTGCATTATTACATAGTTgtaatttacattatttaacaagtgaaaatacacacacaaaaaaaaaagtgaatgtCACGAAATAGAGACAAATTAGGGAgatttgtaaaacaacaaattgaaattttagaaaactctCCTAAATCGTCTTCTTCCACTCGTTCTCATTCACCACCATCACCCATACTTCCTGCACTTCCAATGATGGCTCAACAACAGGAAATCCAACCAAGAACGCTACAGGATTATCTACATCCTACGCGTACGGCCACACCTTCATGCATAATGTATCCCATGAATATGCCCAACTTCGATTTCAAACCTGGCATGATTCAACTTTTACCAACCTTTCATGGTATGGAAAATGAGAGTCCATATGTGCATATTCAGGCCTTCGAAGAGGTGGTGGCCACATTCAACAACCAAGCTGACATCATTAACTTGGTGAGATTAAAGTTCTTTCCTTTCTCACTCAAGGAAAAAGCCAAAAGTTGGTTGTATTCTTTAAGGCCAAGGTCTATTGGGACATGGGAAGAAatgacaaaagtatttttctctaaatttttcCCACCCCATAAGACCAGCAACCTTAAGAGGCAAATCTCTACCTTCACCCAAAAGGACCACGAAACATTTCATCAGgtctgggagaggtttaaagatttgATGGGCCAGTGCCCACATCATGGATACGAAAGTTGGCGTCTTGTCAGCTATTTCTACGACGGTCTCACAGCCGACAAAAGACAATTTGTACAAATGATGTGCAATGGCGACTTCCTTCAGAAAGATCCCGAAGAAGCTTTGGAATATCTTGAAGAAATCTCTGAAAAATCATACACATGGAATGCGCCAAGTCCTACGGACAAGCCACGAACAGCCGAAGTCTACCAATTGAAGGAGGAGGATAGTGTGAAAGCTCAACTTGAAGCTTTGAAAAAACAATTTGAGgctttcaaaactcaagaaggTAAAGCACTCCAGATGGCTGCAAAAGTGGAAAAGCAAGAACCATGCTTCATTTGTGGAGGGACTGATCATCAACCACAAGAGTGCCCTAGTCTTAGTATGTTGAGGGGAGGAGATGAGGAACAGTGTAATGCCTTAGGGGATTACACGAAGCCTTATAATGCCTACTCCAACACATACAATCCTGGTTGGCGTAACCATCCCAATTTTAGTTGGAAGGATACAAGTCAAAATCAAGCATCTGGGAGCCAATGGAAACCTGATCAACAAAATAATTCTCTTGAGAATTCCATGAAAATTCTCGCAGACTCTCAACTAGAGTTCAGGACTTATTTTGCTCAGGTGATAGAGGAATTGAAGGACATAAAGATTCAATTAACAAAGTTAAATGATTCTTCAGCCATTCAAGAGCGTGGTAAGCTTCCCGCTCAGCCTCTAATCACTCCCAAAGGGCAACATATGGCACAAACCTCTACTTCTTCAGAGTCTAATCTTAAGGGGGTTAATGCCATAACTACTCGAAGTGGTCAAAGTACAGTATCACCATTACCTAAGACAACTAGTGCACCAATGCCTGCTTCAGATGCTAATATGCCACAGAACCCTCCAGTGAAGGTGCCCTTCCCTCAAGCTTTGAAATCTTCTAAGAATGTACTGGAAAATCATGGTGAAATCCTAGAAAATTTAAAACAAGTGAAGATCAACCTGCCTCTCTTGCATGTGATCAAACAAGTACCAGCATATGCCAAGGTCATCAAGGATTTATGCACCATGAAAAGAAAACACCATGTCAAGAAAACTGCATTCTTGACAGAACAAGTAAGTGCGGTGATTGAACAAAAGATACCGATCAAATACAAAGATCCAGGTTGTCCTACAATCGCTTGCCAAATTGGGACACAAGGATTTGGTCAAGCTCTCCTAGACTTAGGCGCAAGTGTTAATCTCATGCCTTATTCAATTTACTTGCAACTAGGCTTAGGAGAAATCAAGCCCACATCTGTGGTGCTACAATTGGCTGACCGCTCAATTAAAAAGCCACGAGGAATAGTTGAAGATGTCTTGATTAAAGTTGGAAAATTCTATTACCCCGCTGACTTTTTGATTTTGGACACTCAGTCTGAGGTTAATACTGAGTCAAAAATTCCCATCATTCTCGGTAGGCCTTTCCTTGCAACAGCCAATGCTCTCATTAACTGCAGGAATGGTCTCATGAAATTATCTTTCGGGAATATGACTATGGAGGTCAACATTTTTCATGTTGCGAAACAACCACCAGACGAGGAGGAAGATTGCTATCATACTGATGTGATAGACACAATTGTTGAGGAGGAAGTTCTTTTGCATGATGATTCTGATTCTTTAAATGATCTCCTCCATGACTTTGATACTGAAAATATGCTTTATCCACCTGAGGAAGCTAATGTTTCTTCCATTCTTGAGATGTCCCAAGATGAAGCATCACTGTCGCAATATGAGAATTTGCGATTCCAAACCCGATCTATGAAACGCTTCTTCGGGTCCATGTGCGATATTGACAAATTCTGGTAAGAGGGTAGGCTTACCTGAGGAGATCACCTTTGTGACTCTGGCCTACCCAGAATGATCAGGTTGTTTCTATTTCtgtttatgtttatattttattcactatttatttcctttgtttttgttttgttttttttttcgagGATCAATATCGTTGCTATCCATTGTTGCTTGCTCTCCAGGTGTTCTCTTTccctattcttttaatttttatatatttagacattgaggacactgtctgattttagttgggggtggtgagcatattcaagcgtttttcttaattttttgtcatattaatattttcatggtcaaatttttcaaaaattattcatttattcttgtaaaatattattttcaagccAATTTTTGCTATCtttattgcttagaatttttctgGAGTTAAAAAATGCACAtgccaaactttgtggtaagatGGTTGTTAGCACATATTTGCTTAGAAAAGCTACCAAGTTTAAGTGTTTATGTTTTTGTGAGTGGCGAGAtttgagaaaataatttttgaatttttattgattcttagaaatggttataattattttggacATGGTACTAGGGTTTGATTGGATGTTGCTTTAAGGGATAATTTTTATAGACAAATCTTATTAGGGAgcctttttgtaattattttcttgttagaaaaaaaaatgatacaagAGCAACATTTCTATTATTACATGTTGcctcttgttcaaaaaaaaaaaaaaaaaaattgcaagagCAACATTTCTATCCATTTGTCTAACATGTTGCCtcttgtttgaaaaaaaaaatatagaaaagaaaaaaagagtttgtagtatttcattttttttatttgttttggctcctagaataaatgtaaaagattgtctatttttgtttaaaaatccCGAAAAGCTGGTTTGTGGTACTCTTATGGTGGTTtgtccaaataattcataatctaTCTTCGTTTCAATATTTATTCAAATGTTTGTCCTAAATTAATCTATCCTTTTCGAGTGCTCACTTTTCAATTTCCAACTCCATGAGTGAAATCCTTAGCcatgaataaatattttcaatacctGTGAGGCAAATGGAGTTGAGACTTTTACTTGGTATATTTTTCGAAAGCATCTATGtgttatggtttgtggtaagaaggTTCAAGTTTGGTGCACACACTCACAACTCTAGATTTATTTAAGGTAATTCTGTATAGTTCTTATTGGCTTGTTACTAATATTTTGCTTGAATAATTGGgccatttaaaaaaatatatatatttgacctGAAAATATGATGTTGATATTCTTTTGGTTCGCTTGAATTGCTAGagactagcaataagctagttgggggttgtgattagagctcaaatttatacattttaagcctttaattatatatataaaattaattaaattaaatatttttgtagttttctattgtaaaattttttggattgaaaatatttaatttaatttaattttatattattattcatatttgGAGATAAATATAAATGGAGTCTAATATCATATGTATACATGTAAACTTGTATAGTTAAATATACAtgttcatatatatactaattaatcTCTTTGAGTGTGGACTTATACAGGATTTATGGGTTTGACTTGAAATAAGAGACATATGAATATCCATTATTCCTTCATACATTAATAAGCCCAAAGAACATCATTCCAGCCCAATTACTCCAGGTCCAAGTTTCATATTATATCTAGTAACAATTGGCCACGATCAAGACTATATCCACTCAAGCTATGTATATGCGAGTCCCACTTTTGATGCACGGAGTGACCGCAAGCTAGACCCAGTTGCCCCTTTCTCTCCAATTTTCTCTCCTGCATGGTCCCATGTTCTCCAATGTGTTCAGCTTTTTGAGCAAGAATTTCCCACTACCTGATGCACGAAAAATATCAGTTATTGAGATTATTTTGGCTCTATAAATAGGATCATTATGGAGAGCAAAATAATCAGATTTTACCTAGagttattataccaaaattgtgtcttttctttctttcttctttattttgttttattaattttggtgtaaagacaatggcttttctaggctaatttctttggcaagactaagtgtaagttcatgcaatttttattcttctaatatattgattctctttgttcttcagtttcacatttgttatattaaatttctcttcttctaaattgcactttaaatttaatagtaccttttatataagttcagtcatgcttttcttatgtaagttaggctattaattattagagtgtttattatattatatgatttttactgcattctgccagtggtattttgtcgatttaaattatataatatgatagtatttttagaagtagttttaatttaattagagaacatatttttctagtgagcttAATCATATACATTTTccaactataattaatggtgtagaattatagttgaggttaaagaatcaattttattaggaaaatataattgcatgtacaaagcttgtgtcttccataatcattttctgatcacttctcattttaattacttgtttaatttttaaaaatcatttctcaatattctcatcacattcaaggttcatattttattcttgtaaaattactaattgtccttttgagtgtatttttcctccctgtggatacgacatatagcccgtttactaccgcgaccgcagtgtaactaattgggcgacatcagTAGCTGTGGCCTATAACAAAGAAGCTTGTAGGACCGCCCTCAACAATACATTGTGTTAGATGAGTTACTATTTCGACATGTTGAGGGTGAAGGTTTCAAAAGATTTGTGAAAACACTCCCACCTAGATTTGAGATCCCTTCTCGAATGACTGTTGCTCGAGATATTTTGAAGTTGTATCAAGAAGAGAAGGTGACATTGAGAAATATTTTGAGACATGAGAGGATATCGATTACTCCCGATACTTGGacttctattcaaaatatgaaTTACATGGTCATCACTGCTCATTGGATT is part of the Cannabis sativa cultivar Pink pepper isolate KNU-18-1 chromosome 5, ASM2916894v1, whole genome shotgun sequence genome and encodes:
- the LOC115717882 gene encoding uncharacterized protein LOC115717882; this encodes MSRNRDKLGRFVKQQIEILENSPKSSSSTRSHSPPSPILPALPMMAQQQEIQPRTLQDYLHPTRTATPSCIMYPMNMPNFDFKPGMIQLLPTFHGMENESPYVHIQAFEEVVATFNNQADIINLVRLKFFPFSLKEKAKSWLYSLRPRSIGTWEEMTKVFFSKFFPPHKTSNLKRQISTFTQKDHETFHQVWERFKDLMGQCPHHGYESWRLVSYFYDGLTADKRQFVQMMCNGDFLQKDPEEALEYLEEISEKSYTWNAPSPTDKPRTAEVYQLKEEDSVKAQLEALKKQFEAFKTQEGKALQMAAKVEKQEPCFICGGTDHQPQECPSLSMLRGGDEEQCNALGDYTKPYNAYSNTYNPGWRNHPNFSWKDTSQNQASGSQWKPDQQNNSLENSMKILADSQLEFRTYFAQVIEELKDIKIQLTKLNDSSAIQERGKLPAQPLITPKGQHMAQTSTSSESNLKGVNAITTRSGQSTVSPLPKTTSAPMPASDANMPQNPPVKVPFPQALKSSKNVLENHGEILENLKQVKINLPLLHVIKQVPAYAKVIKDLCTMKRKHHVKKTAFLTEQVSAVIEQKIPIKYKDPGCPTIACQIGTQGFGQALLDLGASVNLMPYSIYLQLGLGEIKPTSVVLQLADRSIKKPRGIVEDVLIKVGKFYYPADFLILDTQSEVNTESKIPIILGRPFLATANALINCRNGLMKLSFGNMTMEVNIFHVAKQPPDEEEDCYHTDVIDTIVEEEVLLHDDSDSLNDLLHDFDTENMLYPPEEANVSSILEMSQDEASLSQYENLRFQTRSMKRFFGSMCDIDKFW